In Staphylococcus lloydii, the following proteins share a genomic window:
- a CDS encoding NmrA/HSCARG family protein, translated as MTKSILVIGATGKQGYAVVQQLLDEGWHVRALTRNANNEKLSALNHTNLEIFEGDLSNKEALEQAMAGQYGVYSVQPIIKDDVEEELRQGKSIIETAKQQNIDYVVYSTAGGVNRNRKGPHFEALAEIENTLASSSLNYTIIKPSFFMDNFLRITTVEEGRIYIPEFISPDIKFAMISTEDIAKIAVNIFNDAPQYNHQAIEIASDELSLNEVIEIFSSATSKPAMIQGSFTSGTAERSWLEDKGYEVNFDQMDQLNPGRLHLNDWILKQQF; from the coding sequence ATGACAAAAAGTATACTTGTTATTGGAGCGACTGGAAAGCAAGGCTATGCAGTAGTTCAACAATTACTAGATGAAGGTTGGCATGTACGTGCTTTAACGCGTAATGCAAATAATGAAAAGTTATCAGCATTAAATCACACTAATTTAGAAATTTTTGAAGGCGATTTAAGTAATAAAGAAGCATTAGAACAAGCAATGGCAGGGCAATACGGAGTTTATAGCGTTCAACCTATTATTAAAGATGACGTTGAAGAAGAATTACGACAAGGTAAAAGTATTATAGAGACGGCAAAACAGCAAAATATAGACTATGTTGTATATAGTACGGCTGGCGGTGTAAACCGTAATCGTAAGGGCCCGCATTTTGAGGCATTAGCTGAAATTGAAAATACGTTAGCATCATCATCATTAAATTATACAATTATTAAACCGTCATTTTTTATGGATAATTTTTTAAGAATTACGACTGTCGAAGAAGGTCGTATTTATATACCAGAATTTATTTCGCCAGATATTAAATTCGCAATGATTTCAACTGAGGATATAGCTAAAATAGCCGTAAATATTTTTAATGACGCACCACAATATAATCATCAAGCAATCGAAATAGCATCTGACGAATTATCATTAAATGAAGTGATAGAAATATTCTCATCTGCTACTTCTAAACCAGCAATGATACAAGGTTCATTTACAAGTGGGACGGCAGAAAGATCATGGTTAGAAGATAAAGGATACGAGGTTAATTTTGACCAAATGGATCAACTTAACCCGGGACGATTACATTTAAATGATTGGATATTGAAACAACAATTTTAA
- a CDS encoding TetR/AcrR family transcriptional regulator — protein MRKDAQNNKQRIERKAHELFQTYGVTQVSMNQIANALGMGIGTLYRHFGDKGSLCYQITHTDFYLLIEDMQRIAQVEASKREIFIHSIDLFLNFKLANQAILSCVENTTKKWSFKETDIYQTLFNYYLPLVGHDLDEMLAKFKVDALLNTLSTQNYEFQHDGRGLTNKQIRDQLVTIFFDHN, from the coding sequence ATGAGGAAAGATGCCCAAAACAATAAACAAAGAATCGAAAGAAAAGCACACGAATTATTCCAAACCTATGGGGTAACACAGGTAAGTATGAATCAAATCGCTAATGCTTTAGGAATGGGAATCGGGACGCTCTATCGCCATTTCGGCGACAAAGGGTCATTGTGTTATCAAATAACCCATACTGATTTCTATTTATTAATTGAAGACATGCAACGTATTGCCCAAGTTGAAGCTTCCAAAAGAGAAATATTCATTCACTCAATCGACCTTTTCCTGAACTTCAAATTGGCCAATCAAGCGATATTAAGTTGTGTTGAAAATACCACAAAAAAATGGAGTTTTAAAGAAACTGATATTTATCAAACTCTTTTTAATTACTATTTACCATTAGTAGGACATGACTTAGATGAAATGTTAGCTAAATTTAAAGTAGACGCTTTGTTAAATACATTGTCTACACAAAATTATGAATTTCAACACGATGGTCGCGGTTTAACAAATAAACAAATACGTGATCAACTTGTCACAATATTTTTCGATCACAATTAG
- a CDS encoding SDR family NAD(P)-dependent oxidoreductase, which produces MMKITLITGGNKGLGFETARVLKEQGHKVYIGSRNEQRGQQAAQQLGVDYVVLDVTDDNSVNNAVATIKQQEGRLDVLINNAGISGGFTKPRDITANDMEEVYNTNVFGLVRVTNHFIPLLEKSDQPVIVNVSSGLGSFGMVTDASKDESKVNSLAYCSSKSAVTMLTVQYANDLTHMQVNAADPGSTNTDLVGDASNNAKPATEGIKPIVKLATIDKDGPTGTFIDGNGPMPW; this is translated from the coding sequence ATTATGAAAATCACTTTAATAACAGGTGGTAACAAAGGATTAGGTTTTGAAACCGCACGCGTCTTAAAAGAACAAGGACATAAAGTATATATTGGTTCACGTAATGAACAACGTGGTCAACAAGCTGCACAACAACTTGGTGTTGATTATGTTGTGTTAGATGTTACCGACGATAATTCTGTGAATAACGCCGTTGCTACAATCAAACAGCAAGAAGGCCGCTTAGATGTATTAATTAATAATGCTGGGATTTCCGGTGGTTTTACAAAACCTCGTGATATTACAGCTAATGATATGGAAGAGGTTTATAACACGAATGTATTTGGTTTAGTCCGCGTGACGAATCATTTCATTCCTTTACTTGAAAAGTCAGACCAACCTGTCATCGTCAACGTAAGCAGTGGTTTAGGTTCATTTGGCATGGTAACAGACGCTAGCAAAGATGAATCAAAAGTAAATTCACTTGCTTATTGCTCATCTAAATCTGCAGTGACAATGTTAACTGTTCAATATGCTAATGACTTAACACACATGCAAGTTAACGCCGCAGATCCAGGATCCACGAACACTGATTTAGTTGGAGATGCAAGTAACAATGCTAAGCCAGCAACTGAGGGCATCAAACCTATCGTTAAACTAGCAACCATCGATAAAGATGGTCCAACTGGTACATTTATCGATGGTAATGGCCCAATGCCTTGGTAA
- a CDS encoding amidohydrolase family protein, with the protein MNSITFEEHFVLKEVQQQMGEALKPSPNGVPLKAMLEALEKETGFTNEDELSHHEQRINFMNEQDVQMQVLSYGNGSPSLLSGDKAVELCQYANDRLKQYIDAYPNRFLGFATLPINEPEAAATELKRCINELDFKGALIFGHPQGKFLDNPEFEVIFETAEQLEVPIYLHPAPISDDAYQAYYQSDNYSDATAATFASFGYGWHIDVGIHAMRLVLSGLFDRHPNLSMIIGHWGEFTPFFYERMDDIIHAPHLNNKPSYYFKNNFYITPSGMLTKPQFDMVKNAVGIDHILYAADYPYVQPENLGTFLNELGLTAEEQDKINYKNAERLLKLK; encoded by the coding sequence ATGAACAGTATTACTTTTGAAGAACATTTTGTCTTAAAAGAAGTGCAACAACAAATGGGAGAGGCATTAAAACCATCCCCGAATGGCGTGCCATTGAAAGCTATGTTAGAAGCATTAGAAAAAGAAACTGGATTTACGAACGAAGATGAATTAAGTCATCATGAGCAACGCATTAATTTTATGAATGAACAAGATGTACAAATGCAAGTTTTATCTTATGGCAATGGTTCACCTTCCCTACTCTCTGGAGATAAAGCGGTCGAGTTATGCCAATATGCTAATGACCGTTTAAAACAATATATCGACGCATATCCAAACCGCTTCTTAGGCTTTGCAACGTTACCAATCAATGAACCAGAAGCAGCAGCTACTGAATTAAAACGTTGTATTAATGAACTCGATTTTAAAGGCGCACTTATTTTCGGGCATCCGCAAGGTAAGTTCTTAGACAACCCTGAATTTGAGGTTATTTTTGAAACGGCAGAACAACTAGAAGTTCCAATTTATTTACATCCCGCGCCAATAAGTGATGACGCATATCAAGCTTATTATCAAAGCGATAATTATTCAGATGCTACCGCCGCTACATTTGCTAGTTTCGGTTATGGTTGGCACATCGACGTTGGTATTCATGCCATGCGCCTTGTGTTAAGTGGTTTATTCGATCGTCACCCTAATTTGTCTATGATTATCGGTCATTGGGGCGAATTTACACCATTTTTCTATGAACGTATGGACGATATTATTCACGCACCCCATTTAAATAATAAGCCAAGTTATTATTTTAAAAACAACTTTTATATCACACCAAGTGGTATGTTGACGAAACCACAATTCGATATGGTTAAAAATGCAGTTGGCATTGACCACATTTTATACGCTGCCGACTACCCTTATGTCCAACCCGAAAATTTAGGCACATTTTTAAACGAACTAGGATTAACTGCCGAAGAACAGGATAAAATAAATTATAAAAACGCAGAACGTTTATTAAAGCTTAAATAA
- a CDS encoding alpha/beta hydrolase: protein MYTLDLPGANLRYHKVGKGPVLILIPGANGTGDIFLPLAERLKEHFTVVAIDRRDYGKSELTKPLPEVASNPDSDYRVKRDAQDVATLAQQLSAEPVYVLGSSSGAIVAMHVLKEHPDVVKEIAFHEPPINTFLPDSNYWKEKNDEIVNMALTEGLQKAMQYFGKTLNIAPLDAKSMSQPVSENDEDQKVQYERMMFWVEYEIRQYTHSDIKLSDLAQYKDKTVLFNGTDSKGSFPQDVNFYINEETGIRLLDIPGGHLGYVQKPDGFAEVLLNTWT from the coding sequence ATGTATACATTAGACTTACCGGGGGCTAATCTTCGCTACCATAAAGTCGGAAAAGGCCCTGTTCTAATACTGATTCCAGGCGCAAATGGAACGGGTGACATCTTTTTACCATTAGCCGAACGACTAAAAGAACATTTCACAGTTGTCGCAATAGATAGAAGAGATTATGGTAAAAGCGAATTAACAAAACCACTACCTGAAGTAGCAAGTAACCCTGATAGTGACTATCGTGTTAAAAGAGACGCCCAAGATGTTGCAACACTCGCACAACAATTAAGCGCTGAACCAGTCTATGTTTTAGGTTCAAGTTCAGGCGCAATTGTCGCTATGCATGTGTTAAAAGAACATCCTGACGTCGTAAAAGAAATTGCTTTTCACGAACCGCCTATCAATACATTTTTACCCGACAGTAACTATTGGAAAGAAAAAAATGACGAGATCGTAAATATGGCTTTAACTGAAGGCCTACAAAAAGCGATGCAATATTTTGGTAAAACATTAAACATCGCACCATTAGATGCCAAAAGCATGTCACAACCCGTATCAGAAAATGACGAGGATCAAAAAGTTCAATATGAACGTATGATGTTTTGGGTTGAATACGAAATAAGACAGTATACACATTCAGATATTAAATTATCAGACTTAGCACAATATAAAGATAAAACAGTACTATTTAACGGTACAGATTCAAAAGGTTCATTTCCACAAGATGTAAACTTTTATATTAACGAAGAAACTGGCATTCGACTTTTAGACATTCCCGGCGGTCATCTAGGCTATGTTCAAAAACCAGATGGCTTTGCAGAAGTACTACTAAATACGTGGACATAG